A single genomic interval of Nostoc commune NIES-4072 harbors:
- a CDS encoding hybrid sensor histidine kinase/response regulator, which translates to MSLTKTVKKDKILAVDDVFDNLLVLEAVLEDEGYEISLVEDSKIALAMVEESPPDLILLDVMMPEIDGYEFTRRIRQNPALPFIPILLLTAHYASSVVEGLDAGADDFIRKPFDPNELHARVRSLLRLKHSIDERDQMANLRADFVSRFTHDLRIPLVASNRVLKLLLEGRFCDVSPQLQEIIDTMIGSNQDLLEMVNTLLEVYRHEAGCKTLKISPCNIQELVGEVSQELTPLAEEKGLTVNIDLGETVSTVMGDRVELRRVLTNIIGNAIKFTDKGSVDIRCYPTPLAVTIDIQDTGPGISKQDQAILFERFRQGKHQRSGSGLGLYLSRCIIEAHQGTIDVTSEPGQGSTFTIRLPVAVEN; encoded by the coding sequence ATGTCTTTAACTAAAACTGTCAAAAAAGATAAAATTCTAGCTGTCGATGATGTTTTTGACAATTTATTGGTCTTAGAAGCTGTCCTAGAAGATGAGGGCTATGAAATTAGCTTAGTCGAAGATAGCAAAATTGCTCTGGCTATGGTTGAGGAGTCGCCGCCAGACTTAATTCTCTTAGATGTGATGATGCCGGAGATAGATGGCTATGAATTTACTCGACGCATCCGGCAAAATCCGGCGTTGCCATTTATCCCCATTTTGCTGCTCACGGCTCACTATGCGTCTAGCGTTGTGGAAGGACTTGATGCTGGTGCAGATGACTTTATTCGTAAACCATTCGATCCTAATGAATTACATGCACGAGTGCGATCGCTCCTCCGCCTCAAGCATAGTATCGACGAACGAGATCAGATGGCTAACCTGCGGGCAGATTTTGTCTCTCGTTTTACTCACGATTTACGCATCCCACTAGTAGCCTCTAACCGCGTATTAAAATTATTGTTGGAAGGCAGGTTTTGCGATGTTTCGCCACAATTGCAAGAAATAATTGATACCATGATTGGCAGTAATCAAGACCTGCTGGAAATGGTAAATACCTTGCTAGAAGTTTATCGTCATGAAGCGGGTTGTAAAACCTTAAAAATTTCTCCCTGCAATATTCAGGAATTAGTTGGTGAAGTTTCGCAAGAATTAACTCCTCTAGCTGAAGAAAAAGGATTAACTGTAAATATTGATCTAGGTGAAACGGTAAGTACCGTTATGGGCGATCGCGTTGAACTGCGGCGAGTTTTAACAAATATTATTGGCAATGCCATTAAATTTACAGACAAAGGTTCTGTAGATATTCGCTGCTATCCTACTCCATTAGCTGTGACTATTGATATCCAAGATACGGGCCCGGGAATTTCTAAACAAGACCAAGCAATATTATTCGAGCGATTTCGCCAAGGGAAACACCAACGTTCTGGTAGTGGTTTAGGACTATATCTATCTCGCTGCATTATTGAAGCACATCAAGGCACAATCGATGTAACATCTGAACCAGGGCAGGGTAGTACATTCACTATCCGTCTCCCTGTAGCAGTCGAAAACTAA
- a CDS encoding CsbD family protein, translated as MSIEDRAKAFAKNVEGKVQEAVGEVTGDPKDKAEGKAKQAEAQVRHTAENIKDEVKKNLE; from the coding sequence ATGAGTATCGAAGATAGAGCAAAAGCTTTTGCTAAAAATGTTGAAGGTAAAGTCCAAGAGGCGGTTGGTGAAGTAACTGGCGATCCTAAAGATAAAGCTGAAGGTAAAGCCAAACAAGCTGAAGCTCAAGTCCGCCACACTGCTGAGAATATCAAAGATGAAGTTAAAAAGAATTTAGAATAG
- a CDS encoding tetratricopeptide repeat protein yields the protein MKYLLLIWVLILCLVAPSAAIANNKPLHIYTQAIQPYTLISGVGTIHHPVSTSNPQAQEFFDQGLNLIYAFNHDEAVRSFQYAAKLDPHLAIAYWGIALALGPNINLAIDPNRELAAYQAVQQALALSTQASAEERDYITALAKRYSQDPDADLFQLALYYAKAMGTLVKRYPDDLDAATLYAESLMDLHPWQHWTKDGKPQPDTEEIVAILESVLKRNPNHTGANHYYIHAVEASPTPERALVSAKKLGTLAPTAGHLVHMPSHIYFRVGDYEGAMQANEQAIAQDDIYIKKYQVQGTYAMMYYNHNIHFLMVASSMAGKYKDALQAAETLVANATAIDPYAPMLEGFLGSKMLIQTRFSDWDAILKTPAPDAKLPTTTALWHFARGMASAATGKLEDAASESRALVAAKQGISTEATIGFSPASRILDIASKVLDAKIAREKHDYESAILLLEKAVALEDTLDYVEPPDWYFPTRESLGSVLLAKGDYAQAEKVFRADLEKYPHNGRSLFGLQASLQALGKDKAAQLVKAELETAWKGDISNLL from the coding sequence ATGAAGTACTTATTGCTAATTTGGGTGCTTATACTCTGTTTAGTCGCTCCAAGTGCAGCGATCGCTAACAACAAGCCCCTTCATATCTACACTCAAGCAATACAGCCCTATACTTTAATATCTGGAGTTGGGACAATCCACCATCCAGTTTCCACTTCTAATCCCCAAGCGCAAGAGTTTTTCGATCAGGGATTAAATTTGATTTACGCTTTCAATCATGATGAGGCGGTGCGTTCTTTTCAATACGCTGCCAAACTCGATCCACATTTAGCGATCGCATATTGGGGTATCGCTCTAGCTCTAGGCCCCAATATTAACTTAGCAATCGACCCCAACCGAGAATTAGCTGCTTACCAAGCGGTACAGCAAGCTTTAGCACTTTCCACTCAAGCATCTGCCGAAGAACGAGACTACATTACCGCCTTAGCAAAACGTTACTCCCAAGATCCTGATGCAGATTTGTTTCAACTAGCGCTTTACTACGCAAAAGCAATGGGAACCCTAGTTAAACGCTATCCAGATGATTTGGATGCGGCGACGCTTTACGCTGAAAGCTTGATGGATTTGCATCCTTGGCAGCACTGGACTAAAGATGGCAAGCCACAGCCAGATACAGAAGAAATTGTGGCTATTTTAGAATCAGTCCTCAAACGTAACCCGAATCATACCGGAGCTAATCATTACTATATTCATGCAGTGGAAGCTTCACCTACTCCAGAACGGGCCCTTGTGAGTGCCAAAAAACTAGGAACCCTAGCACCAACAGCCGGACACTTGGTACACATGCCAAGTCATATTTATTTTCGTGTAGGAGATTATGAAGGGGCAATGCAGGCAAACGAGCAAGCGATCGCTCAAGATGATATTTACATCAAAAAATATCAAGTCCAGGGCACTTACGCCATGATGTACTACAACCACAATATACATTTTCTCATGGTGGCCAGTAGCATGGCAGGAAAATATAAAGATGCTCTCCAAGCCGCAGAGACGTTAGTCGCAAATGCTACTGCAATTGACCCCTACGCACCAATGCTTGAGGGATTCCTGGGCAGCAAAATGCTGATTCAGACACGCTTTAGTGATTGGGATGCCATTTTAAAAACTCCCGCCCCCGATGCTAAATTGCCCACTACCACAGCACTTTGGCATTTTGCTCGTGGTATGGCAAGTGCAGCCACAGGCAAACTTGAAGATGCAGCAAGTGAAAGTCGGGCATTGGTTGCCGCCAAACAGGGAATTTCCACCGAAGCAACTATTGGCTTTAGTCCTGCCAGTCGCATTTTAGACATTGCCTCAAAAGTTCTAGACGCTAAAATTGCTAGAGAAAAGCATGATTATGAATCTGCCATTTTATTGCTAGAAAAAGCAGTGGCACTAGAAGATACCCTTGATTACGTGGAACCACCAGACTGGTACTTTCCCACACGGGAATCTTTAGGCAGTGTGCTTTTGGCTAAAGGTGACTATGCACAGGCTGAAAAAGTCTTTCGTGCTGATCTAGAAAAGTATCCCCATAATGGGCGTTCTCTATTTGGCTTGCAGGCAAGTTTACAGGCATTGGGGAAAGATAAGGCTGCTCAACTTGTCAAAGCCGAATTGGAAACAGCTTGGAAAGGTGATATAAGCAACTTGCTATAG
- a CDS encoding RNA recognition motif domain-containing protein: protein MSIYVGNLSYDVTQEDLSGIFAEYGTVKRVQVPTDRETGRPRGFAFVEMGTEAEEAAAIEALDGAEWMGRDLKVNKAKPKEDRGDRGSFGGGRGGYGGGGGGGRNRY, encoded by the coding sequence ATGTCAATTTATGTAGGTAACCTCTCTTATGACGTTACACAAGAAGATTTAAGTGGTATTTTTGCAGAATATGGTACTGTAAAACGGGTTCAAGTACCTACTGACCGTGAAACAGGTCGTCCACGCGGCTTTGCTTTTGTGGAAATGGGAACCGAAGCTGAAGAAGCAGCTGCCATTGAAGCTCTCGATGGTGCTGAGTGGATGGGTCGTGACCTGAAAGTGAATAAGGCTAAACCCAAAGAAGATAGAGGTGACAGAGGTTCCTTTGGTGGTGGTAGAGGAGGATACGGCGGTGGTGGCGGCGGTGGACGCAACCGCTACTAA
- the rpsU gene encoding 30S ribosomal protein S21 — protein MTQVIVGDNEHIESALRRFKREVSKAGIFPDMRKHRHFETPLEKRKRKEVAKHRQSKRSFRN, from the coding sequence ATGACCCAAGTAATTGTAGGTGACAATGAACACATTGAATCAGCCTTACGGCGATTTAAGCGAGAAGTTTCCAAGGCTGGAATTTTTCCAGACATGAGAAAGCATCGCCATTTTGAAACGCCCCTAGAAAAACGCAAGCGCAAAGAAGTTGCCAAGCACAGACAAAGTAAGAGAAGCTTTCGTAACTAA
- a CDS encoding serine/threonine protein kinase, which produces MSHITQRAVHCINPDCQRPYPQPWGNKFCNSCGAPLELLDRYVPLQALGSGGFAQIYTVWDEKTQTEKVLKVLIEDSPKALELFTQEAAVLSSLNHPGVPRVDAEGYFQVQLFNPKPHQLSCLVMEKINGRTLEEILKKFPQGCPEDLVLNWFAQAVQILQELHKRQILHRDIKPSNLMLGTSSPSLTPSQGQTGGDRLVLIDFGGAKQFSPSKLRSQSSSTRLFSSGYSPPEQVTGGIVGPSADFYALGRTMIELLTGKYPLDLEDQQTGKLHWRTTVNINPQLADLLDEMVQEDVRSRPANAAIIQKRLAKISQPLPPSGLFAQLRDKGKLASTQVSQRFTQLIQTIEQVLANFSQAVTKTVIFIAQTIIKILQACLATIWAMILAYVGACFGAIAGFILAYHTSLGRQVVEFIWNQQNQLVPNTQPVLGADILVFVAAGWGTAWGLTVSGCFGQQRRFLVASLMGMISYGFGWLILQLMTPKDSGEGLVAVILVGVCLLTLSLGLRSHHIVYAVFAAFGSAIAYAVLILLRLAPPIFQFSSQPGWSELQLPLIFFGSVGVFISFWLGVSYYLIVPGLRFLGWR; this is translated from the coding sequence GTGTCTCACATCACTCAGAGGGCGGTTCACTGTATAAATCCTGATTGTCAACGTCCTTATCCTCAGCCTTGGGGAAACAAATTTTGCAACAGTTGTGGCGCACCGCTAGAACTGTTAGACCGCTATGTTCCACTTCAGGCTTTGGGGTCGGGAGGATTTGCTCAAATTTACACGGTTTGGGATGAAAAAACTCAAACAGAGAAAGTGCTGAAGGTGTTGATAGAAGATTCACCAAAGGCACTGGAGTTATTTACCCAAGAAGCGGCGGTTTTATCTAGTTTGAACCATCCAGGTGTCCCCAGAGTCGATGCCGAAGGGTATTTTCAGGTACAACTGTTTAACCCCAAACCGCACCAATTGTCTTGTCTGGTAATGGAAAAAATTAATGGACGGACTTTAGAGGAGATATTAAAAAAGTTTCCCCAAGGCTGTCCAGAGGATTTAGTTTTAAACTGGTTTGCCCAAGCTGTACAGATTTTACAAGAATTACACAAACGTCAGATTCTTCACCGGGATATCAAACCTTCTAATTTAATGCTGGGCACTTCTTCGCCATCTTTAACCCCGTCTCAAGGGCAAACAGGGGGCGATCGCTTAGTACTAATTGATTTTGGAGGAGCAAAACAATTTAGCCCCTCTAAGCTGCGTTCTCAGTCTAGTTCCACTCGATTATTTTCTTCTGGCTACAGTCCACCAGAACAAGTGACTGGAGGGATTGTCGGGCCAAGTGCCGATTTTTATGCCCTTGGTCGAACCATGATTGAACTACTAACAGGCAAGTACCCGCTAGACTTAGAAGATCAGCAAACGGGAAAATTGCACTGGCGAACTACGGTAAATATCAACCCCCAACTAGCAGATTTGCTGGATGAGATGGTGCAGGAGGATGTGCGATCGCGTCCAGCAAATGCAGCTATAATTCAAAAACGTTTGGCGAAGATTTCTCAACCATTACCGCCATCAGGATTATTTGCCCAACTGCGAGACAAGGGTAAGCTTGCTTCAACGCAAGTTTCCCAAAGATTTACACAGTTAATACAAACTATTGAACAAGTTTTAGCTAACTTTAGCCAAGCTGTAACCAAAACCGTTATTTTTATTGCTCAGACAATCATCAAAATTTTGCAAGCTTGTTTGGCGACGATTTGGGCGATGATTCTGGCTTATGTTGGCGCTTGTTTTGGTGCGATCGCAGGTTTTATTTTGGCATATCACACAAGCTTAGGTCGTCAGGTTGTGGAATTTATTTGGAATCAGCAAAACCAATTAGTGCCAAATACTCAACCCGTCTTGGGGGCAGATATTTTGGTATTCGTCGCCGCAGGCTGGGGAACCGCTTGGGGACTGACAGTATCCGGCTGTTTTGGTCAACAGCGACGCTTTTTAGTAGCGTCGCTGATGGGCATGATTAGCTATGGCTTCGGCTGGTTGATTTTGCAATTAATGACACCCAAAGATAGCGGTGAGGGCTTAGTGGCAGTGATTTTAGTGGGAGTTTGCCTACTTACCTTAAGTTTAGGACTTCGTAGCCATCACATAGTGTACGCTGTATTCGCTGCCTTTGGTAGTGCGATCGCCTATGCAGTTTTGATTCTTTTGAGGTTAGCGCCTCCGATTTTCCAATTCTCTAGTCAACCAGGCTGGTCAGAGTTACAGTTACCTCTGATTTTTTTTGGTTCTGTGGGTGTCTTTATTAGCTTCTGGTTAGGAGTGAGTTACTACCTAATTGTTCCTGGATTGCGGTTTTTAGGGTGGCGTTAA
- a CDS encoding DUF1838 domain-containing protein yields MVAQIQELEAQHWVKTRSSLDPSESTFLIWKGKIYAFIPGEKKQLLFKMLGLSVSRCIPTDEGSWDFTSRELTYYLNPQTDEVLSKWENPWTGETVPVIHVANNPVQGKFKGNFPAQVDNDSTTFVFDIFPYYPNPLAEDPKFAEYSPNPIYQAAELFKLTVPTADLFNTALSSVSQLKLSWDRIGQWLPWMKMGDRPGQLIYSAVGSKVNGLAELPPLLQDEINNRIPLYKKAPKSFIDGEDMTSWLYFQKYFQAYLAGEIFPLPQAEEF; encoded by the coding sequence ATGGTTGCCCAAATCCAAGAACTTGAAGCCCAGCACTGGGTTAAAACTCGTTCTTCTCTCGACCCTAGCGAATCTACTTTCCTGATTTGGAAAGGTAAAATTTACGCCTTTATCCCCGGTGAGAAAAAACAACTCTTGTTTAAGATGCTGGGATTGAGTGTTAGCAGATGTATTCCCACAGATGAGGGTAGCTGGGATTTTACTTCCAGGGAATTAACTTATTACCTCAACCCACAAACAGATGAAGTTTTAAGCAAATGGGAAAATCCTTGGACAGGTGAAACAGTTCCGGTGATTCACGTTGCTAATAATCCAGTGCAGGGCAAGTTTAAAGGAAATTTCCCCGCACAAGTAGATAATGACAGCACAACCTTTGTTTTTGATATATTTCCCTATTACCCCAATCCCTTAGCAGAAGACCCCAAATTTGCCGAATACAGCCCAAATCCAATTTATCAGGCAGCAGAATTATTTAAATTAACAGTGCCAACCGCAGACTTATTCAATACAGCCCTCTCCTCAGTTTCTCAACTCAAACTAAGCTGGGATCGGATTGGTCAATGGCTTCCCTGGATGAAAATGGGCGATCGCCCCGGTCAACTGATCTATAGTGCTGTTGGCAGCAAAGTCAATGGTTTAGCAGAATTGCCTCCACTGTTGCAAGACGAAATTAATAACCGTATTCCTTTATATAAAAAAGCCCCAAAATCATTCATAGATGGAGAAGATATGACTTCGTGGTTGTATTTCCAAAAATACTTTCAAGCTTACTTAGCTGGTGAAATCTTCCCGCTTCCCCAAGCAGAAGAATTTTAA
- the glsA gene encoding glutaminase A, with the protein MITQTHQGDLEINPSPLLAVLKDLHSQYKLLGEGAVAKYIPELAKVNPELFSICIVTVDGQVYKVGDYDQLFTIQSISKVFAYGLALEDHGLDYVLTRVGVEPTGDAFNAIVLDEQSKRPYNPMVNAGAIATTSLIKGSGPTERLNRMLDMFRRYIGHDVFVDISVFTSERSTGHRNRAMAHLMLNFGMIDRNIEESLDLYFQQCAVMVNCQDLAVMAATLANKGINPIIKEQAIDKRYIKDILSVMYTCGMYNFAGEWAYKIGIPAKSGICGGIIAVVPNKMGIGVFSPLLDVRGNSVRGVKVCEELSQRLGLHLFDCSGQEAKFG; encoded by the coding sequence GTGATCACACAAACACATCAAGGAGATTTAGAAATAAATCCATCGCCATTATTAGCTGTTCTTAAGGATTTGCATTCTCAGTACAAGTTACTGGGGGAGGGTGCAGTAGCGAAATATATTCCAGAACTGGCAAAGGTAAACCCGGAGTTGTTCAGCATTTGCATTGTGACAGTAGATGGTCAAGTTTACAAGGTCGGAGACTATGACCAACTCTTTACCATTCAGTCAATTTCCAAGGTATTTGCTTATGGACTTGCCTTAGAAGATCATGGACTGGATTACGTTTTGACTAGAGTTGGCGTGGAACCGACGGGGGATGCATTTAACGCGATTGTTTTGGATGAGCAATCGAAGCGACCTTATAATCCAATGGTAAATGCAGGTGCGATCGCCACCACCAGCTTAATTAAAGGTTCCGGCCCCACCGAACGCCTCAACCGAATGCTGGATATGTTTCGGCGATATATTGGGCACGATGTGTTCGTTGACATTTCAGTTTTTACCTCAGAACGCAGTACAGGACATCGCAACCGGGCAATGGCGCATCTGATGCTCAACTTTGGCATGATTGACCGGAATATTGAAGAGTCGCTGGATCTTTATTTTCAGCAGTGTGCTGTGATGGTGAATTGCCAAGACTTAGCGGTGATGGCGGCTACCCTTGCTAACAAAGGTATTAACCCTATTATCAAAGAACAGGCGATAGATAAGCGTTATATCAAAGATATTTTGAGTGTGATGTATACCTGCGGAATGTACAACTTTGCAGGTGAGTGGGCTTATAAAATTGGGATTCCGGCGAAAAGCGGAATTTGTGGTGGGATTATCGCCGTTGTACCCAATAAGATGGGCATTGGAGTTTTTTCGCCTCTGTTAGATGTGCGTGGTAACAGTGTGCGGGGGGTAAAGGTGTGTGAAGAACTTTCCCAACGGTTAGGTTTACATTTATTTGATTGTTCAGGGCAAGAGGCGAAATTTGGTTGA
- a CDS encoding septal ring lytic transglycosylase RlpA family protein — MNQRHLWIIVTLSMAALGIPSVGCTQTTKGNALASQKSLAPDVVKVGEYQSRAGKQTLDAVITEIHPHNVKGRKAATLFIRNIPVLTFLSSVSNTNLETKKVGAIGNGGVQKYALIASNSSNELDTGSVTDVSNQISSGDNDPVQIAGVIAAKINQLNRENVDGSKITVSWKAGEKSTDNQAQNKSAPVQPNGDRYVIKINGEELVEINEGTRLAGSTNNLAQDALQATNRLRRLLGNASPLKEIANLPPVRLPESIQKLPQEAVGVVRATLRGMASYYGYDGSGNRTASGQRFNPEGMTAAHRSLPFGTKVRVTNTRNGRSVVLRINDRGPFIRGRVIDVSAGAARILGMMGSGVAPVHIEVLGK; from the coding sequence ATGAATCAAAGACATTTGTGGATTATTGTTACCCTGTCTATGGCTGCTTTGGGCATACCCTCAGTTGGTTGCACTCAAACCACCAAGGGAAATGCGCTAGCTTCCCAGAAATCACTCGCCCCTGATGTGGTGAAAGTGGGAGAGTATCAATCCAGAGCAGGGAAACAAACCTTGGATGCTGTGATTACAGAAATTCATCCTCACAACGTTAAAGGACGTAAGGCGGCAACCCTTTTTATCCGAAATATACCTGTTCTCACCTTTTTGAGTTCTGTATCAAATACGAATCTTGAAACTAAAAAAGTTGGTGCAATTGGAAATGGGGGCGTACAAAAGTACGCCCTTATTGCTAGCAATTCATCAAATGAACTGGATACTGGCAGCGTAACAGATGTAAGTAACCAGATTAGCTCCGGTGACAATGACCCGGTTCAGATAGCTGGTGTAATAGCAGCAAAAATCAACCAGTTGAATCGGGAAAATGTGGACGGGAGTAAGATTACCGTAAGTTGGAAAGCAGGGGAAAAATCGACTGACAATCAAGCGCAAAACAAAAGCGCCCCAGTCCAACCAAATGGCGATCGCTACGTAATCAAAATTAATGGCGAAGAATTAGTCGAAATCAACGAAGGTACGCGATTAGCAGGTAGTACCAACAATCTGGCGCAAGATGCATTGCAAGCAACCAATCGCCTGCGAAGACTTCTAGGCAATGCATCTCCCTTAAAAGAGATTGCTAATTTACCACCAGTGCGTCTGCCAGAATCAATACAAAAGCTGCCTCAAGAGGCAGTTGGAGTAGTGCGAGCCACTTTGAGAGGTATGGCTTCTTATTACGGCTATGACGGTTCTGGTAATCGTACTGCTAGCGGACAGAGATTTAACCCAGAAGGCATGACTGCTGCTCATCGCAGCTTACCCTTTGGTACAAAAGTCCGGGTAACCAACACCCGCAATGGTCGTTCTGTAGTATTGCGGATTAATGACCGAGGCCCATTCATTCGGGGTCGAGTCATTGACGTGTCTGCTGGTGCGGCTCGGATTTTGGGAATGATGGGTAGTGGTGTAGCACCAGTGCATATTGAAGTTTTGGGGAAATAA
- a CDS encoding bifunctional pantoate--beta-alanine ligase/(d)CMP kinase, with translation MRLLTTVAALRCYLTKRYSENKLIAVTEDLKLDEMTGWYQTAVGLVPTMGNLHQGHLSLIQRARQENSTVIVSIFVNPLQFAPNEDYQRYPRTLEQDQQFCEQAGVDAIFAPTPEEMVVPQKSIQESKVTQVIPPSAMITGLCGRSRQGHFQGVATIVTKLFNLVQPDRAYFGQKDGQQLAVIKRLVADLNLPVEIVGCPTVREASGLAFSSRNQYLTATAKEQAAALYRGLRRAEAAFLAGDRNSNKLIALVQQEVAIVNTILVEYIELVEPTTLMSLEKVQEEGMLAIAARLESTRLIDNIILRDRQPIIAIDGPAGAGKSTVARQVAANLNLVYLDTGAMYRAVTWLVLQKGIAVDDECAIAELTSKCKIELTPTQDLQSSVGVWIDGIDVTQAIRTIEVTSLVSAIAAQSAVRQALVKQQQNWGKKGGLVAEGRDIGTHVFPDAEVKIFLTASVSERARRRQEDFHKQGQPEISLDQLERDIAERDWKDSTRKVSPLQKAADAVELQTDGLNISEVTAQIVNYYQQRLSQ, from the coding sequence GTGCGCCTGCTGACAACAGTCGCAGCTTTACGCTGCTATTTAACTAAACGCTACTCAGAAAACAAGCTAATTGCGGTTACTGAGGATCTAAAACTAGATGAGATGACTGGCTGGTATCAGACCGCAGTCGGTCTGGTGCCAACGATGGGAAATTTGCATCAAGGTCATTTAAGCTTGATTCAACGGGCGCGGCAAGAAAATTCTACGGTGATTGTAAGTATTTTTGTCAATCCCCTACAATTTGCTCCCAATGAGGATTATCAACGCTATCCCCGCACTTTAGAGCAAGACCAACAATTTTGCGAACAAGCTGGGGTAGATGCAATTTTTGCGCCGACTCCGGAAGAAATGGTAGTTCCCCAGAAGAGTATACAAGAATCAAAGGTTACACAAGTTATCCCCCCGTCTGCTATGATAACAGGCTTGTGTGGTCGTTCTCGGCAAGGTCACTTTCAGGGTGTTGCTACGATTGTGACCAAACTTTTCAACTTGGTACAGCCTGACCGTGCCTACTTTGGTCAAAAGGATGGTCAGCAACTGGCAGTTATTAAACGCTTAGTAGCTGACTTAAATTTGCCAGTAGAAATTGTTGGTTGTCCAACAGTGCGAGAAGCTTCGGGTCTTGCCTTCAGTTCTCGTAATCAATATTTGACTGCAACGGCAAAAGAGCAAGCGGCGGCATTATATCGGGGCTTGCGACGCGCTGAAGCTGCTTTCCTGGCAGGCGATCGCAATAGTAACAAGTTGATAGCACTAGTACAGCAAGAAGTGGCTATAGTCAACACGATTTTAGTGGAATATATTGAATTGGTTGAACCGACTACGTTAATGTCTTTAGAAAAAGTTCAGGAGGAAGGAATGTTGGCGATCGCAGCTCGTCTTGAGTCTACACGTTTGATTGACAATATTATATTGCGCGATCGTCAACCTATTATCGCCATTGATGGCCCAGCCGGGGCTGGAAAATCTACAGTGGCGCGTCAAGTGGCAGCAAATCTAAATTTAGTGTATTTAGATACAGGAGCTATGTACCGGGCTGTAACTTGGTTAGTTCTGCAAAAGGGGATTGCTGTTGATGATGAGTGTGCGATCGCTGAATTAACTAGCAAGTGTAAAATTGAACTTACCCCTACCCAGGATTTACAATCGTCGGTGGGGGTTTGGATTGACGGTATCGATGTTACCCAGGCAATTCGCACGATTGAGGTAACTTCTCTTGTATCTGCGATCGCGGCACAAAGCGCTGTCCGTCAAGCACTGGTTAAACAGCAGCAAAACTGGGGTAAAAAAGGTGGTTTAGTAGCGGAAGGGCGGGACATTGGTACTCATGTATTCCCCGATGCCGAAGTGAAAATTTTCTTAACCGCCTCTGTGAGTGAACGCGCCCGTCGCCGCCAGGAAGACTTTCACAAACAAGGTCAACCCGAAATCAGTTTAGATCAGCTGGAGCGGGACATTGCTGAACGCGATTGGAAAGATAGCACACGCAAAGTTTCTCCTTTGCAAAAAGCAGCAGATGCGGTTGAACTTCAAACCGATGGTCTGAATATTTCTGAAGTCACAGCACAAATTGTGAACTACTACCAGCAGCGTTTATCTCAGTAG
- a CDS encoding superoxide dismutase, with protein MAFVQDPLPFDINALEPYGMKAETFEYHYGKHHKAYVDNLNKLTEGTELANKSLEEVIKTSFNDSSKAGIFNNAAQVWNHTFFWNSLKPAGGGAPTGDLAARIDKDFGSFDKFKEEFSNAAATQFGSGWSWLIDDGGTLKVIKTPNAENPLAHGKKALLTLDVWEHAYYIDFRNARPAFIKNFLDNLVNWDFAAENLAKA; from the coding sequence ATGGCATTTGTACAAGACCCATTACCCTTCGATATTAATGCTTTAGAGCCTTATGGCATGAAAGCTGAAACTTTCGAGTATCACTATGGCAAGCATCACAAAGCTTATGTAGACAACCTCAACAAGCTCACTGAAGGTACAGAACTTGCTAATAAGTCTCTGGAAGAGGTGATCAAAACTTCCTTCAACGACTCCTCGAAAGCGGGAATCTTCAACAACGCTGCCCAAGTTTGGAACCACACCTTCTTCTGGAATTCCTTGAAACCAGCAGGTGGCGGCGCACCCACTGGCGATCTCGCAGCCAGAATCGATAAAGATTTTGGTAGCTTTGACAAATTCAAAGAAGAGTTCTCGAACGCAGCCGCAACCCAATTTGGCAGTGGCTGGTCTTGGCTCATTGATGATGGTGGTACGCTGAAGGTGATCAAAACACCAAACGCAGAAAACCCTCTAGCTCATGGTAAGAAAGCACTCCTAACCTTAGATGTTTGGGAACACGCCTACTACATTGACTTTAGAAACGCCCGTCCGGCGTTCATCAAGAATTTCCTAGATAACTTGGTCAACTGGGACTTTGCTGCTGAAAACTTGGCCAAAGCTTAA